In the Verrucomicrobiia bacterium genome, one interval contains:
- a CDS encoding DUF2207 domain-containing protein — MKKALWLILAFLWVTLGMAPIAHAGVDDFVVNDFYGQYRLHNDVHGGRMEVTESIDLTFSDNNHGILRALPQINRGHSLHLEVKSVSRDGQTEPYSSYTENDNTVLKIGDAGRTITDHHSYQISYEMQNLMDFYDGFDEWYWNINGTQWRQPFTQVRGEVILPDGWKATDRTPSCYTGPQGSTAQNCTLVPTGQGYTFAATHPLGAGENLSVAVPIQKSLFAPTTTGDWVRQNILQLVGIVVGLGGVLYAFNLWRKHGKDYKGRGVIVPEYKPPKGLSPAEVGLLMDYNLDNRDLSATIIDLAIRGYLKVHDEEKKRLGLFTKHVFSLEVVKADTTGLKPHEIDLLGALFKPFQVGTIQDISKIDKTKMYAAVTKIRSKLKSSLTKEHGLLEESPSGAYAKLIGLALVAFMILIFTGAGWGWLIGMLAIILSAILAMILMRRRSHAGVEAYEKVKGLELYMKTAEEDRLKMLQSVDRPYAAPSKTVHLFEKLLPFAIALGVEKSWANQFDHIYSQPPGWYSGNFSTFSTVYFAHSLTQGVSAMNSSFSAPTSSGSSGSGGGGFSGGGGGGGGGGGW; from the coding sequence ATGAAAAAAGCCCTCTGGCTTATCCTGGCCTTTTTATGGGTAACGCTGGGCATGGCACCCATAGCACATGCCGGCGTAGACGATTTTGTTGTCAACGATTTCTATGGCCAGTATCGTCTGCATAACGACGTGCATGGGGGCCGTATGGAAGTAACAGAATCGATCGACCTGACGTTTTCGGACAACAACCACGGCATCCTGCGTGCCTTGCCGCAGATTAACAGGGGCCATTCACTCCACCTAGAAGTAAAGTCTGTCAGTCGTGATGGCCAGACCGAGCCCTATTCGTCGTATACCGAGAATGACAACACTGTGCTCAAGATTGGTGACGCTGGCAGAACCATCACCGACCACCATAGCTATCAAATTAGCTACGAAATGCAGAACCTCATGGATTTCTACGACGGATTTGACGAGTGGTATTGGAATATCAACGGTACCCAGTGGAGGCAGCCATTTACCCAGGTAAGGGGCGAGGTCATTTTGCCAGATGGCTGGAAGGCGACAGACAGAACTCCCTCGTGCTATACCGGTCCCCAAGGCAGTACTGCGCAAAACTGTACACTTGTACCTACCGGTCAAGGGTATACATTCGCCGCAACCCATCCACTTGGTGCGGGCGAAAACCTATCGGTTGCCGTGCCGATTCAGAAGAGTTTATTTGCTCCTACTACTACGGGTGACTGGGTGCGGCAAAATATTTTGCAGTTAGTGGGGATTGTCGTTGGGCTAGGCGGCGTCTTGTACGCTTTTAATTTATGGCGCAAACATGGCAAAGATTACAAGGGCAGGGGTGTTATTGTCCCAGAATACAAGCCGCCAAAGGGGCTCAGCCCAGCAGAAGTTGGATTGCTGATGGACTACAACCTAGACAACCGAGACCTGTCGGCAACCATCATAGACCTAGCCATCCGTGGTTACCTGAAAGTCCATGACGAGGAAAAGAAACGGCTTGGTCTTTTTACCAAGCATGTATTTAGTTTAGAGGTCGTCAAGGCCGACACCACTGGTCTGAAGCCACACGAGATTGACCTCCTGGGTGCACTGTTCAAGCCCTTCCAGGTCGGTACCATCCAAGATATTTCCAAGATAGACAAAACAAAAATGTACGCGGCCGTTACCAAAATTCGCAGCAAGCTCAAATCGAGCCTGACCAAAGAACACGGCCTGCTCGAGGAAAGCCCTTCTGGTGCCTACGCCAAACTAATTGGCCTGGCCCTGGTAGCATTTATGATACTTATATTTACTGGTGCGGGATGGGGATGGCTGATAGGCATGTTGGCAATCATCCTCAGTGCCATACTGGCCATGATTCTGATGCGTCGCCGCAGCCACGCGGGCGTAGAGGCCTATGAAAAGGTCAAAGGACTCGAGCTGTACATGAAAACAGCTGAAGAGGATCGGCTGAAGATGCTCCAGAGCGTAGATCGCCCATACGCCGCACCCTCCAAGACAGTCCACTTGTTCGAGAAACTCTTGCCGTTTGCCATAGCCTTGGGCGTCGAGAAATCCTGGGCTAATCAGTTTGATCATATATACAGTCAGCCACCCGGTTGGTACAGTGGCAACTTCAGTACATTTAGCACTGTCTACTTTGCGCATAGCCTGACCCAAGGCGTATCAGCCATGAACAGCAGCTTTAGCGCACCCACTAGTTCTGGCAGCTCCGGCAGCGGTGGCGGAGGTTTCTCTGGGGGCGGTGGAGGTGGTGGCGGGGGTGGGGGCTGGTAG